The following nucleotide sequence is from Bradyrhizobium roseum.
CCTCATGGTTCGAGACGGCGCGAAGCCTGTCATCGGGCCGCGCTACGCGCGGACCCGGTGGCGCCTCCTCACCATGAGGAGATGGTTCCTACTTGTAGGAATCCGGATCCGGCGAATCCGAAGGCTTGGCGAACGCGTTCTTCAGCTCGGCGCCGATCGGAACATTGAGGTTCAATCCCTTCGGCGGGATCTTCTGGGTGAACCACTTGTCGTAGATCTTCTGGCCCTCGCCGCCGGTGTAGAGCGCGGCGGTGGCGCCATCGACCAGCTTCTTGAACGCCGGATCGTCCTTGCGCAGCATGATGCCGTAGGGCTCCGGCTTCGAGAACGCGTCGCTGGAAATCACATAGGCATCCGGATCCTTCGATCCCGCGACGAAGCTGGCGAGCAGGATGTCGTCCAGCACGGCCGCGACCGCACGGTCGGTTTCGACCAGCAGGAACGACTCGGCATGCTCCTTGGCGGGAATGATGTTGATGCCGAGGTTGCGCGCCGCGTTGGTCTCGGTGAGCTGCTTGATGTTAGTGGTGCCCGAGGTGGAAGCCACCGGCTTGCCCTTGAGATCGTCGATCGAGCCGAGCTTGCTCGACTTCTTGGAAACGAATCGGGTGGCCGTCAGGAAATGCGTGTTGGTGAACGCCACCTGCTTCAAGCGGTCGGTGTTGTTGGTCGTGGATCCGCATTCGAGGTCGATGGTCCCGTTCGCCATCAGCGGAATCCGCGCCGACGAGCTCACCGGGTTGAGCTTGACCTCGAGCTTGTCGAGCTTCAGCTCCTTCTTCACGGCATCGACGATCTTGTAGCAGATGTCCATGGCGTAGCCGACCGGCTTCTGGCTGTCGTCGATATAGGAAAACGGGATCGAGGATTCACGGTAGCCGAGCGTGATGGCGCCGGTCTCCTTGATGTTCTTCAGTGTCCCGGTCAAT
It contains:
- a CDS encoding amino acid ABC transporter substrate-binding protein, encoding MRQWRMIACTLAIAGCAGQAGAQELTGTLKNIKETGAITLGYRESSIPFSYIDDSQKPVGYAMDICYKIVDAVKKELKLDKLEVKLNPVSSSARIPLMANGTIDLECGSTTNNTDRLKQVAFTNTHFLTATRFVSKKSSKLGSIDDLKGKPVASTSGTTNIKQLTETNAARNLGINIIPAKEHAESFLLVETDRAVAAVLDDILLASFVAGSKDPDAYVISSDAFSKPEPYGIMLRKDDPAFKKLVDGATAALYTGGEGQKIYDKWFTQKIPPKGLNLNVPIGAELKNAFAKPSDSPDPDSYK